A window of the Acidobacteriota bacterium genome harbors these coding sequences:
- a CDS encoding ABC transporter substrate-binding protein translates to MKPRFARSALSPLVLLLVAVALLFACGDPKPITIGALIPETGPAASYGRTIHQGIEVAIEDINAAGGVAGGHKLLVEYRDTHTSAPQAKVGLQELVDLGVPAIIGPGTSSVALSLVPDINRTRVLLISPSASSPRLSTEGGEWFYRVYPSDIVEGYRMANFCRDMFWTKIAIIASDDPFGRGIADVFTKKYEAGVREIVLREDFKALDEAKADELIKKIQKIRPDAVYVAAYVDDVAILLKKFHGMRDRPPLLGTSAVTREIVKKAGEAAEGFVFPQVYFDCESTDPDTCSFVDKYRQRYQEDPDTFAAHAYDAVRVVAAAMNQTPVIDSSAIAGELARISYKGVTGNIQFDQNGDVVRAPSLFAVLGGEVVPFEKFKEARLGQEIFKQ, encoded by the coding sequence GTGAAACCGCGATTCGCGCGTTCCGCTCTCAGTCCGCTGGTTCTGCTTCTGGTCGCCGTGGCGTTGCTGTTCGCCTGCGGTGATCCCAAGCCCATCACCATCGGGGCGCTGATTCCCGAGACCGGACCCGCGGCGTCCTACGGGCGGACGATTCACCAGGGCATCGAAGTCGCCATCGAAGACATCAACGCCGCCGGCGGCGTGGCTGGAGGACACAAGCTCCTCGTCGAGTATCGAGACACCCATACCAGCGCCCCCCAGGCCAAGGTGGGGTTGCAGGAACTGGTCGATCTGGGTGTGCCGGCGATCATCGGGCCGGGAACGTCCAGTGTGGCCCTCTCCCTGGTTCCCGATATCAACCGCACCCGGGTGTTGCTGATCAGTCCCTCGGCTTCCTCGCCCCGCCTGAGTACCGAGGGCGGTGAGTGGTTCTACCGGGTCTATCCCTCGGATATCGTCGAGGGATACCGCATGGCCAATTTCTGCCGGGACATGTTCTGGACCAAGATCGCGATCATCGCCTCCGACGACCCCTTCGGTCGCGGCATCGCCGATGTCTTTACGAAAAAGTACGAAGCCGGTGTGCGTGAGATCGTGCTCCGGGAAGACTTCAAGGCCCTGGACGAAGCCAAGGCGGACGAGTTGATCAAGAAGATCCAGAAGATCCGGCCGGATGCCGTCTATGTCGCCGCCTACGTCGACGATGTGGCGATTCTGCTCAAGAAATTCCATGGCATGCGGGACCGGCCGCCCTTGCTGGGGACTTCCGCGGTGACTCGCGAGATCGTCAAGAAGGCCGGTGAGGCTGCGGAAGGTTTCGTCTTCCCCCAGGTCTACTTCGACTGCGAGTCGACCGATCCCGACACCTGCTCCTTCGTCGACAAGTACCGCCAACGCTACCAGGAAGACCCGGACACTTTCGCCGCTCATGCTTACGACGCGGTGCGGGTGGTGGCCGCCGCGATGAACCAGACCCCGGTCATCGACAGCTCGGCGATCGCCGGTGAGCTGGCTCGGATTTCCTACAAGGGTGTGACCGGCAACATCCAGTTTGATCAGAACGGCGACGTGGTCCGGGCGCCGAGTCTTTTCGCCGTGTTGGGCGGCGAGGTGGTTCCCTTCGAAAAATTCAAGGAGGCCCGCCTGGGCCAGGAAATCTTCAAGCAGTAG
- a CDS encoding GNAT family N-acetyltransferase, producing MPPVSPQRALSRLAQIAERSRPWRYWGRRHIVPALRILRADEDPRGAWRQVYGDFAARRNLDRTLEHTWLAVHRHRALGGLMLHPRGDDLLLHTMRVRRPYRGLGVGGWLLDRILADADRSGRRIWLQVRHDNRPAIGLYSSRGFRVTREDPAFFRDGHLVMKRDPRGGPADSGHS from the coding sequence ATGCCGCCCGTATCGCCCCAGCGAGCGCTCTCGCGCCTGGCGCAGATCGCCGAGCGCAGCCGGCCCTGGAGATACTGGGGGCGACGTCATATCGTTCCGGCCTTGCGCATTCTGCGGGCCGACGAGGATCCCCGGGGTGCGTGGCGCCAGGTCTATGGTGATTTCGCCGCGCGCCGGAACCTGGACCGCACCCTCGAGCACACCTGGCTCGCTGTGCATCGTCACCGTGCCCTGGGGGGCCTGATGCTCCACCCCCGGGGCGACGACCTCCTGCTGCACACCATGCGGGTGCGCCGTCCTTATCGAGGTTTGGGGGTCGGCGGTTGGCTGCTCGATCGGATCCTCGCCGACGCCGACCGGTCCGGGCGGCGGATCTGGCTGCAGGTACGACATGATAATCGTCCGGCCATCGGCCTTTACAGCAGCCGTGGGTTTCGTGTCACCCGCGAGGATCCGGCCTTCTTCCGCGACGGCCACCTGGTCATGAAACGCGATCCCCGGGGCGGACCCGCTGATTCCGGGCATTCCTGA
- the rfaE2 gene encoding D-glycero-beta-D-manno-heptose 1-phosphate adenylyltransferase: protein MDAQGGGASALDELRAWRETLRRRGLRVCLTNGCFDLLHAGHVRLLTAARATADALVVALNSDASVRRLKGATRPLVPEHERAELLAALECVDRVVLFDEDTPLKVILALHPDVLAKGADWAADQIVGAAEVRQWGGRVERIPVVDGLSTSAIIERVRSRFG, encoded by the coding sequence GTGGACGCGCAAGGCGGCGGGGCGAGTGCCCTCGACGAGCTTCGAGCGTGGCGCGAGACCTTGCGCCGACGGGGGCTTCGTGTCTGCCTGACCAACGGCTGCTTCGACCTGCTTCACGCGGGTCACGTGAGGCTGCTCACCGCGGCCCGCGCCACTGCCGACGCCCTGGTGGTCGCCCTGAACTCCGATGCCTCGGTGCGCCGTTTGAAGGGGGCCACCCGCCCTCTCGTGCCCGAGCACGAGCGAGCCGAGTTGCTCGCGGCCCTGGAGTGCGTGGACCGGGTGGTCCTCTTCGATGAGGACACGCCGCTGAAGGTGATCCTGGCTTTGCATCCCGATGTGCTGGCCAAGGGAGCCGACTGGGCCGCCGACCAGATCGTCGGCGCGGCCGAGGTGCGGCAGTGGGGCGGGCGTGTCGAGCGCATCCCGGTGGTGGACGGGCTTTCCACCTCCGCCATCATCGAGCGGGTTCGGAGCCGGTTCGGTTGA